Proteins encoded by one window of Polyangiaceae bacterium:
- a CDS encoding BMC domain-containing protein, with product MAKKPEPPSAAGPALALLEIAEVPVGLRALDALVKEAFVEIAARGTVQCGRYLIAFAGQVEPVEMSFGRALEIAGGKLCDSVLLPDAEPRLLPAFRNGVVRWPAPGDTLGVVQSETCPTLLNAIDLALKGAQVDLVELRLADGLGGKALATLWGDVHDVEAAIEIAEAANARQLSFSPGVRDALNTVVIPNADDEVRNAVSGGTRFFTEWRG from the coding sequence GTGGCGAAGAAGCCCGAACCGCCGTCCGCCGCCGGGCCCGCCCTCGCCTTGCTCGAGATCGCCGAGGTACCCGTCGGTCTGCGCGCCCTGGACGCATTGGTGAAGGAAGCGTTCGTGGAGATCGCGGCGCGCGGCACCGTGCAGTGCGGACGCTACCTGATCGCCTTCGCGGGACAGGTGGAGCCGGTGGAGATGTCCTTCGGCCGGGCTTTGGAGATCGCCGGCGGAAAGCTGTGCGACTCGGTGCTGCTGCCCGACGCGGAGCCCCGGCTCTTGCCCGCTTTCCGCAATGGCGTGGTTCGCTGGCCGGCACCGGGAGACACGCTTGGCGTGGTGCAGTCCGAAACCTGCCCCACCCTGCTGAACGCCATCGACCTCGCGCTCAAGGGCGCCCAAGTCGATCTGGTCGAGCTCCGACTGGCGGACGGCCTCGGCGGCAAGGCCCTGGCGACGCTCTGGGGTGACGTCCACGACGTGGAAGCTGCCATCGAGATCGCCGAGGCCGCCAACGCGCGGCAGCTCTCCTTCAGCCCGGGAGTGCGGGATGCCCTCAACACCGTGGTGATCCCGAACGCAGACGACGAAGTACGGAATGCCGTCAGTGGCGGTACCCGCTTTTTCACGGAGTGGCGAGGATGA
- a CDS encoding ethanolamine utilization protein EutN: MKLGRVIGTMVATVKVAGTEGLKLLIVRPLKADLSVEGEPFVATDASAQASTGALVTYEASREAALLHDPWFIPVDHAIVGIVDQHDYDGEAK, encoded by the coding sequence ATGAAGCTCGGTCGCGTCATCGGCACCATGGTCGCCACCGTCAAGGTGGCGGGCACGGAAGGGCTCAAGCTGCTCATCGTGCGGCCACTGAAGGCAGACCTCTCGGTGGAAGGCGAGCCCTTCGTGGCTACGGACGCCTCGGCCCAAGCGTCCACCGGTGCCCTGGTCACCTACGAAGCATCCCGCGAAGCGGCGTTGCTCCACGACCCGTGGTTCATTCCCGTGGATCACGCCATCGTGGGCATAGTGGACCAGCACGACTACGACGGAGAGGCGAAGTGA
- a CDS encoding triose-phosphate isomerase, whose protein sequence is MHHGGPEGVELAVQVARTAAFLPGVEAVVAPPHLAIVPVLQECREVARQLGRPPIGVAAQNVHPEPKGAFTGEVSAPMLHDVGCEWVIVGHSERRAYFGETNELVRKKTEAALDAGLTPIVCVGETLEERERGRTLDVVLAMVDAVRLPLARGGVIAYEPVWAIGTGQVATPQDAEQVHAAIRERLGPDVGQRTRILYGGSVKADNAPELLSQANIDGALVGGASLTIDAFAPILRAAQTLSER, encoded by the coding sequence ATGCACCACGGAGGCCCCGAAGGGGTCGAGCTCGCGGTGCAGGTGGCGCGCACCGCTGCGTTTCTACCCGGTGTGGAAGCCGTGGTGGCACCGCCGCACCTCGCCATCGTGCCCGTCCTTCAAGAATGTCGCGAGGTCGCACGGCAGCTCGGGAGGCCGCCCATCGGCGTGGCCGCGCAGAACGTGCATCCCGAGCCCAAGGGCGCGTTCACTGGAGAAGTGAGCGCTCCCATGCTCCACGACGTCGGCTGCGAGTGGGTGATCGTGGGTCACAGCGAGCGCCGCGCGTACTTCGGCGAGACGAACGAGCTGGTCCGGAAGAAGACCGAGGCGGCGCTCGACGCCGGGCTCACGCCCATCGTGTGCGTGGGGGAGACCCTCGAGGAACGCGAGCGGGGGCGCACATTGGACGTAGTGCTGGCCATGGTGGACGCCGTCCGACTGCCGCTCGCGCGCGGCGGCGTGATCGCCTACGAGCCGGTGTGGGCCATCGGCACCGGACAGGTGGCCACGCCACAGGATGCGGAGCAGGTACACGCCGCGATCCGCGAGCGACTGGGCCCCGACGTCGGCCAGCGGACGCGCATACTCTACGGAGGCAGCGTGAAGGCGGACAACGCGCCGGAGCTCCTCTCGCAGGCCAACATCGACGGCGCGCTGGTGGGGGGCGCCTCGCTCACGATCGACGCTTTTGCCCCGATCCTGCGCGCCGCCCAGACGCTCAGCGAGCGCTGA
- a CDS encoding class II aldolase/adducin family protein, with protein MHTERPERELRREIVEICKRIYAHGWLAATDGNVSVRLGQDRVLATPTGIHKGFMSEGDLVVIDLGGKRLSGTRGVSSEIQMHLAAYDERPEVRAVVHAHPTNCIAFSLAGVSLAQCLLPEIVFTFGSIPTTAYTTPTTEEVPREIRKWLRDYDAMILDRHGSLTVGANLDEAYGKLERMEHVAEITFRARQLGPIRPLSAAQIGRLQEVGQSLGLPPRKVAGSPCDHCNACPGMASREPTPRQDDHTAMIARVQEQVTLALGSKR; from the coding sequence ATGCACACGGAACGACCCGAGCGCGAGCTCCGCCGGGAGATCGTCGAGATCTGCAAGCGGATCTACGCCCACGGCTGGCTGGCCGCGACCGACGGCAACGTCAGCGTGCGCCTGGGGCAGGATCGCGTGCTCGCCACCCCCACGGGCATCCACAAGGGCTTCATGAGCGAGGGGGACTTGGTGGTGATCGACCTCGGGGGCAAGCGCCTGAGCGGAACCCGCGGCGTGTCCAGCGAGATCCAGATGCACCTGGCTGCCTACGACGAGCGCCCCGAGGTACGGGCGGTGGTCCACGCTCACCCCACCAACTGCATCGCGTTCTCTCTCGCAGGCGTCAGCCTGGCGCAGTGCCTGCTTCCCGAGATCGTGTTCACCTTCGGCTCCATCCCCACCACGGCCTACACCACGCCCACCACGGAGGAGGTGCCGCGGGAAATTCGCAAGTGGCTCCGAGACTACGACGCGATGATCCTCGACCGACACGGCAGCCTAACCGTGGGCGCCAACCTCGATGAAGCCTACGGAAAGCTCGAGCGCATGGAGCACGTGGCGGAGATCACCTTTCGGGCGCGCCAGTTGGGGCCGATTCGCCCGCTGTCGGCGGCGCAGATCGGTCGGCTGCAAGAGGTGGGGCAGTCGCTCGGGCTGCCGCCCCGCAAGGTAGCCGGATCGCCCTGCGACCACTGCAACGCCTGCCCCGGCATGGCCTCACGTGAGCCGACGCCCCGACAGGACGACCACACCGCGATGATCGCTCGCGTGCAGGAACAGGTCACCCTCGCCCTCGGCTCCAAGCGATGA
- a CDS encoding molybdopterin-dependent oxidoreductase, whose translation MTHFRTCTLCEAMCGIEVEATNGVVTRIRGDQSDPFSRGHVCPKAVALGDLQSDPDRLERPLLRADGKLREIGWDEAFDRAADGIRRVQRAHGKSGVAVYLGNPTVHNYGSLLYAPPFVRALHTKNRFSATSVDQLPHMLAAYWMFGHQLLLPVPDVNRTEYFLIFGANPLASNGSLMTAPGIERRLRAIQKRGGKLVVLDPRRTETAKLADEHHFIRPGSDAWLLLALLHVVFEEGLTRPSPLAGDLAPVRALVKRFSPERAEAQCGVAANDMRRIARDYATARRAVCYGRMGVSTQEFGTLCAWLMNLLNLVTGRLDAVGGAMFAEPAVDLVASPKLTGRGSFGRWKSRVRGLPEFGGELPVAALAEDIEAGAIHALVTSAGNPVLSTPQGTKLDRALSQLDFMVSIDFYLNETTRHANVILPPTPPLSHDHYDLAFHVLAVENTAKYSPALFERPPHARHDWEIFCELGARLESRAKWRAMKALGPRRLLDIALRSGPYGAGFVPGRRGLSLSELERRPHGVWLGALSPCLAKRICTESGRVEVTPRPLLADLERLEATVARPGLTLVGRRHLRSNNSWMHNSQRLIKGPERCTLLMHPEDAKARGVTNESRVRLSSEAGSVVVSVELSDEMMRGVVSLPHGFGHDRPGIRLRIASGHAGASINDVTDASRLDAASGNAAFSGTPVTVELL comes from the coding sequence ATGACCCACTTCCGCACCTGCACGCTGTGCGAAGCGATGTGCGGGATCGAGGTGGAAGCCACGAACGGCGTCGTCACGCGTATCCGCGGCGACCAGTCGGACCCCTTCAGCCGCGGTCACGTGTGTCCCAAGGCCGTGGCCCTGGGCGACCTCCAGAGCGATCCGGATCGCCTCGAACGCCCCCTGCTGAGAGCCGACGGCAAGCTCCGGGAGATCGGCTGGGACGAGGCCTTCGATCGTGCTGCGGACGGCATCCGCCGGGTGCAACGAGCCCACGGCAAGAGCGGCGTGGCCGTGTATCTCGGCAACCCTACGGTGCACAACTACGGGTCGCTCTTGTACGCGCCGCCCTTCGTTCGCGCCTTGCACACCAAGAACCGCTTCTCCGCCACCAGCGTGGACCAGCTTCCGCACATGCTGGCGGCATACTGGATGTTCGGCCATCAGCTGCTGTTGCCGGTGCCCGACGTGAACCGCACCGAATACTTCCTGATCTTCGGCGCGAACCCCCTGGCGTCCAACGGCAGTCTGATGACGGCGCCGGGTATCGAGCGGCGGCTGCGCGCGATTCAGAAGCGAGGCGGCAAGCTCGTGGTGTTGGACCCCCGCCGCACGGAGACGGCCAAGCTCGCGGACGAGCACCACTTCATTCGTCCTGGAAGCGATGCTTGGCTCCTGCTCGCGCTGCTTCACGTCGTGTTCGAGGAAGGCCTCACACGGCCTTCGCCCCTCGCCGGAGATCTCGCGCCCGTACGCGCCCTGGTGAAGCGCTTCTCGCCCGAGCGCGCGGAAGCCCAGTGCGGCGTCGCCGCGAATGACATGCGCCGCATCGCCCGAGACTACGCCACCGCGCGGCGCGCCGTCTGCTACGGGCGGATGGGCGTCTCCACGCAGGAGTTCGGCACGCTGTGCGCGTGGCTCATGAACCTCTTGAACTTGGTCACCGGCCGCCTGGACGCAGTGGGCGGCGCGATGTTCGCCGAACCGGCGGTGGATCTGGTAGCCAGTCCCAAGCTCACGGGACGCGGCAGCTTCGGACGCTGGAAGAGTCGCGTGCGAGGTCTCCCGGAGTTCGGCGGAGAGCTCCCCGTCGCCGCCCTCGCCGAAGACATCGAGGCTGGCGCTATCCACGCCTTGGTCACCTCGGCGGGCAATCCGGTGCTGTCCACGCCTCAGGGGACGAAGCTCGACCGAGCGCTGTCGCAGCTCGACTTCATGGTCTCGATCGACTTCTACCTGAACGAGACCACGCGTCACGCGAACGTGATCCTGCCGCCCACGCCCCCCTTGTCGCACGACCACTACGACTTGGCGTTCCACGTCTTGGCAGTGGAAAACACCGCCAAGTACTCTCCTGCCCTGTTCGAGCGACCGCCGCACGCGCGCCACGACTGGGAGATCTTCTGCGAGCTCGGCGCACGATTGGAAAGCCGCGCCAAGTGGCGCGCGATGAAAGCGCTGGGCCCGCGGCGCTTGCTCGACATCGCCCTCCGAAGCGGACCCTACGGGGCCGGATTCGTCCCCGGTCGCCGCGGTCTGTCCCTGTCGGAGCTCGAGAGGAGACCTCACGGCGTCTGGCTCGGAGCGCTTTCACCCTGTCTCGCGAAGCGCATCTGCACCGAAAGTGGGCGAGTCGAGGTCACCCCACGCCCGCTTTTGGCAGACCTCGAGCGCCTGGAGGCCACGGTGGCCCGTCCCGGCCTCACCCTGGTCGGCCGCCGGCATTTGCGCTCCAACAACTCCTGGATGCACAACAGCCAGCGGCTGATCAAGGGACCCGAGCGCTGCACCTTGCTCATGCATCCGGAGGACGCCAAGGCCCGCGGTGTGACGAACGAGAGCCGCGTGCGGTTGTCTTCGGAGGCGGGCAGCGTGGTCGTGAGCGTGGAGCTCTCGGACGAAATGATGCGCGGCGTCGTATCGCTGCCTCACGGCTTTGGCCACGATCGCCCGGGCATTCGCCTGCGCATCGCCTCGGGCCACGCCGGCGCCAGCATCAACGACGTCACCGACGCGTCACGTTTGGACGCCGCCTCCGGCAACGCCGCCTTCAGCGGAACTCCGGTAACGGTGGAGCTACTGTAG
- a CDS encoding VCBS repeat-containing protein, with product MVGSRLGVVMGVLLAMTACSSDSSSGNAGDGGSGGGSGSSGSGGSGGGTGGGSTGGNGGSAGVPTTPSCSAAANGSSGPVQAPTLRATLDGSWDENWLAAPALADLDGDGKLDIVAARHSVLYAWHHDGQPLWQTAWASSASNSPEHGQSRMWASPVVGDFDGDGKVEIAVGSDADSSSNVNVAVYDNTGELMPGWPVHFGGSDEVRSIAAADVDGDGKLEILVNKTNTGPATAVYELDGSMHPGFPQVSPSCDPPPPAEECWDFGGYNQNIAAGDLDGDGVDDVVSSYDAIGFGVFKGDGTPFPTDASFTDKVITAVEAYHDLKLSQQGWGTGDRSEFTYSPPVIADIDGDGDHEIVLAGDHEHSNDTTNKGITVWVLNHDMTRPTGWDPPKDTGLPIESSNLGQNIVPTRPSPAVADLDGKPGLEILVPTYDGKLHCFGPTGEELWFYTFGSSPSPYTGAGEPLVVDLNGDGVPEILFTTFSSGAPKQPDTPAHLVILDAGGNELQKVEIFGRGSMAAPSVADLDGDGQLELVISLKDTLGGGKGGVQIWDLPGSSDNCVLWGTGRGSLTRQGYVP from the coding sequence ATGGTGGGCTCACGTTTGGGTGTGGTGATGGGCGTGCTGCTTGCGATGACGGCGTGCAGCAGTGATTCGAGCTCGGGCAACGCGGGCGACGGCGGTAGCGGGGGCGGTTCCGGCTCCAGCGGCTCCGGCGGCTCCGGCGGCGGCACGGGCGGGGGCTCTACCGGAGGAAACGGCGGTTCGGCGGGTGTTCCGACCACGCCGTCCTGCAGTGCAGCGGCGAACGGCTCTTCCGGCCCGGTGCAAGCGCCCACGCTGCGCGCGACGCTGGACGGGAGCTGGGACGAGAACTGGCTCGCGGCGCCGGCGCTCGCGGATCTGGACGGTGACGGCAAGCTCGACATCGTCGCAGCGCGCCACTCGGTTCTGTACGCTTGGCACCACGACGGGCAGCCGCTGTGGCAGACGGCATGGGCGAGCTCCGCTTCGAATTCGCCCGAGCATGGCCAGAGCCGCATGTGGGCCTCGCCGGTGGTGGGCGACTTCGACGGCGACGGCAAAGTGGAGATCGCCGTCGGCAGCGATGCCGACTCGAGCTCCAACGTGAACGTGGCCGTGTACGACAACACCGGCGAGTTGATGCCCGGCTGGCCGGTGCACTTCGGTGGCAGCGACGAGGTGCGCAGCATCGCCGCCGCCGACGTGGATGGCGACGGCAAGCTCGAGATACTCGTCAACAAGACCAACACCGGGCCCGCCACCGCCGTGTACGAGCTGGATGGTTCGATGCACCCGGGCTTTCCCCAGGTGAGCCCGAGCTGTGATCCCCCACCCCCGGCGGAAGAGTGCTGGGACTTTGGCGGCTACAACCAGAACATCGCTGCCGGGGATCTGGATGGCGACGGCGTGGACGACGTCGTCAGCAGCTACGACGCCATCGGCTTCGGCGTGTTCAAGGGGGATGGCACGCCGTTCCCGACGGACGCGAGCTTCACGGACAAGGTGATCACCGCCGTGGAGGCGTATCACGACTTGAAGCTCTCCCAGCAGGGCTGGGGCACTGGAGATCGCTCGGAGTTCACCTACTCTCCGCCGGTGATCGCGGACATCGACGGAGACGGCGATCACGAGATCGTGCTGGCGGGGGACCACGAGCACTCGAACGACACCACCAACAAGGGCATCACCGTCTGGGTCTTGAATCACGACATGACGCGACCCACCGGTTGGGATCCGCCCAAGGACACCGGTCTCCCCATCGAGTCCTCCAATCTGGGACAGAACATCGTTCCGACTCGACCCAGCCCCGCCGTCGCGGATCTGGACGGAAAGCCCGGGCTGGAAATCCTGGTGCCCACCTACGACGGCAAGCTGCACTGCTTCGGCCCCACGGGGGAGGAACTGTGGTTTTACACCTTCGGCAGCTCGCCGAGCCCGTACACCGGCGCCGGCGAGCCGCTGGTGGTGGACCTCAACGGCGACGGCGTTCCCGAGATCCTGTTCACCACGTTCTCCTCCGGTGCGCCAAAGCAGCCGGACACGCCGGCCCACCTGGTCATCTTGGACGCCGGTGGCAACGAGCTCCAGAAGGTGGAGATCTTCGGGCGCGGTTCCATGGCGGCTCCCTCCGTGGCGGATCTGGACGGCGACGGACAGCTGGAGCTGGTGATTTCCTTGAAGGACACCCTGGGTGGCGGCAAGGGCGGCGTGCAGATCTGGGATCTACCGGGCTCCAGCGACAACTGCGTGCTGTGGGGCACCGGCCGCGGCAGCCTCACGCGTCAGGGGTACGTGCCCTGA
- the hflC gene encoding protease modulator HflC, with the protein MKASLVIFVLLALFVGWSSVFVVDEKELAIVTQFGEYKRTAERPGLYFKIPFAQTVTFMEGRILGSDTPPAEYLTLDKKRLVADPITRWRITDPLMFFKTVHDESGAKARLDDIINSELRRELASHNFGDIVGNARDPMMQRVASSVRAQTKSFGIEIVDVRIKRADLPREVQDSVFARMRAERDRVAKQYRSEGEEEAQKIRAETDKEKTIILAKAYETSQKVRGEGDATSIKVYAEAYGKDPEFYAFTRSLDAYEKSVDDKSTVVLSSGSDLFRYFGQPKP; encoded by the coding sequence ATGAAGGCCTCCCTGGTGATTTTCGTGCTTTTGGCCCTGTTCGTGGGCTGGTCCAGCGTCTTCGTGGTGGACGAGAAGGAGCTCGCCATCGTCACGCAGTTCGGCGAGTACAAACGCACCGCAGAGCGTCCGGGGCTGTACTTCAAGATCCCGTTCGCACAGACCGTGACCTTCATGGAAGGCCGCATCCTGGGCAGCGACACTCCGCCCGCGGAGTATCTCACGCTGGACAAGAAGCGCCTGGTAGCGGACCCGATCACGCGTTGGCGCATCACGGATCCGCTGATGTTCTTCAAGACCGTGCACGACGAGAGCGGCGCCAAGGCACGCTTGGACGACATCATCAACAGCGAGCTCAGGAGAGAGCTCGCCAGCCACAACTTCGGCGACATCGTGGGCAACGCTCGTGATCCGATGATGCAGCGCGTGGCCTCGTCCGTACGGGCGCAGACCAAGAGCTTCGGCATCGAGATCGTGGACGTCCGTATCAAGCGCGCGGACCTTCCGCGCGAGGTTCAGGACAGCGTCTTCGCCCGCATGCGCGCCGAGCGCGATCGCGTGGCCAAGCAGTACCGCTCCGAAGGAGAGGAAGAGGCCCAGAAGATCCGCGCGGAGACGGACAAGGAAAAGACCATCATCCTGGCCAAAGCCTACGAAACCTCGCAGAAGGTCCGCGGCGAAGGCGACGCGACCAGCATCAAGGTGTACGCGGAGGCCTACGGGAAGGACCCGGAGTTCTACGCCTTCACGCGCAGCTTGGACGCATACGAGAAGTCCGTGGACGACAAGAGCACCGTCGTGCTCAGCAGCGGATCGGATCTGTTCCGCTACTTCGGGCAGCCGAAGCCGTAG
- the hflK gene encoding FtsH protease activity modulator HflK: MRSQFDDDGARPDVTEVVAQVSDAFKKNLRNVGPIVVGLVVLLILATGFYKVDPGEQGVVRTFGRETSKTGPGLHYRFPFVQQKDVVNVEQIRRLEVGFRGDQRVPHEALMLTGDENIVEAQMIVQYRVTDPSKFLFEISNPEDTLRATAEVALRSMVGRTKIDDVLTTDREKVQSETRSWLQKLMDEYQSGLSITEVKLQTVDAPDEVKEAFHDVVRAREEKEKVINQAKGYRADQIPRARGEAQKIEREAEGYKEQRVLRANGDASKFEAMLTEYSKAERVTRERLYLETMERLLSKVDKKVIVDKDLAKGALPVLPIGGAGVLGAAGGK; the protein is encoded by the coding sequence ATGAGGAGCCAGTTCGACGATGATGGCGCGCGCCCGGACGTCACCGAAGTGGTGGCTCAGGTCTCCGACGCGTTCAAGAAGAACCTGAGGAACGTGGGGCCCATCGTGGTCGGCCTGGTAGTGCTCCTGATCCTCGCGACCGGGTTCTACAAGGTGGACCCGGGGGAGCAGGGCGTGGTCCGCACCTTCGGCCGCGAAACGTCCAAGACGGGACCGGGACTGCACTACCGCTTTCCCTTCGTCCAACAGAAGGACGTGGTGAACGTGGAGCAGATCCGCCGCCTGGAGGTGGGGTTCCGTGGAGATCAGCGGGTGCCGCACGAAGCGCTGATGCTCACGGGTGATGAGAACATCGTGGAAGCCCAGATGATCGTTCAGTACCGGGTGACGGATCCTAGCAAGTTCCTGTTCGAGATTTCGAATCCCGAGGACACCCTGCGCGCCACGGCGGAGGTGGCCCTCCGCAGCATGGTCGGGCGCACCAAGATCGACGATGTTCTGACCACGGATCGAGAGAAGGTACAGAGCGAAACCCGAAGCTGGCTCCAAAAGCTCATGGACGAATACCAGAGCGGCCTCAGCATCACAGAGGTCAAGCTGCAGACGGTGGACGCTCCGGACGAAGTAAAGGAAGCGTTCCACGACGTGGTCCGCGCCCGTGAGGAGAAGGAAAAGGTCATCAATCAGGCGAAGGGCTACCGCGCGGACCAGATCCCGCGCGCCCGCGGCGAAGCGCAGAAGATCGAGCGTGAGGCAGAGGGCTACAAGGAGCAGCGCGTGCTTCGAGCCAACGGCGACGCCAGCAAGTTCGAGGCCATGCTCACGGAGTACTCGAAGGCAGAGCGCGTGACCCGCGAGCGTCTGTATCTGGAGACCATGGAACGCTTGCTGTCCAAGGTGGACAAGAAGGTGATCGTGGACAAGGACCTGGCCAAGGGAGCGCTGCCGGTGCTGCCCATTGGTGGAGCTGGCGTGCTCGGCGCCGCGGGAGGCAAGTGA
- a CDS encoding DUF3293 domain-containing protein, giving the protein MDQNQLRSYFATVYELPTESGLLRVSMDGEIVQDVGTLPELLRREFAILTAYNPRSMLLPRRVNEGRHQVMRDLLILGCYRVEHCVGYDEEPEGVWREPAWVVHGIARDEAIYFGRTFRQNTIVYCRDVRPELIVTDPTCDEVGKTYQGNWRVRQ; this is encoded by the coding sequence GTGGACCAAAACCAACTCCGATCCTACTTCGCGACCGTGTACGAGCTCCCGACCGAGTCGGGATTGCTCCGTGTCAGCATGGATGGAGAAATCGTCCAGGACGTGGGCACGCTCCCGGAGTTGCTCCGCCGAGAGTTCGCGATCCTCACCGCGTACAACCCGCGCTCCATGCTGCTGCCCCGGCGGGTGAACGAGGGCCGGCATCAAGTGATGCGCGACTTGCTCATTCTGGGCTGTTACCGCGTGGAGCACTGCGTCGGATACGACGAAGAGCCGGAGGGCGTGTGGCGCGAGCCTGCCTGGGTGGTGCACGGCATTGCGCGTGACGAAGCCATCTACTTTGGCCGCACATTTCGCCAGAACACCATCGTGTACTGCCGTGACGTCCGCCCCGAGCTGATCGTCACCGATCCCACGTGTGACGAAGTGGGAAAGACGTATCAAGGAAACTGGCGGGTTCGGCAGTAG
- a CDS encoding response regulator transcription factor: MSGPRKHILVVEDDESITLGLRMNLEAEGYDVTVAEDGDIALELAGSGRFSLIVMDVMLPKMNGFEVVRRLRDGGSVVPIVMLSARGAEMDKVMGLELGAEDYITKPFSLAEFLARVKAVLRRDAIARPNKRRVVEAGDLRVDLDTREVTRDDQLVELTPTEFDLLVCLVEAGGKVLSRGEILTRVWGPGHHGTLRTIDNFVLQLRNKLEKDPSEPNHLLTVRGVGYRFQA, translated from the coding sequence ATGTCCGGGCCTAGAAAGCACATCCTGGTGGTCGAGGACGACGAGAGCATCACTCTCGGCCTGCGCATGAATTTGGAGGCGGAGGGCTACGACGTCACCGTGGCGGAGGACGGCGACATCGCGTTGGAGCTCGCCGGGAGCGGTCGGTTTTCCCTGATCGTGATGGACGTGATGCTGCCCAAGATGAACGGCTTCGAGGTGGTGCGGCGGCTGCGGGACGGCGGAAGCGTGGTGCCCATCGTGATGTTGAGCGCTCGCGGCGCCGAGATGGACAAGGTGATGGGTCTCGAGCTCGGCGCCGAGGACTACATCACCAAGCCGTTCAGCTTGGCGGAGTTCTTGGCGCGCGTGAAGGCCGTGCTCCGACGCGATGCCATCGCGCGACCGAACAAGCGCCGCGTGGTGGAGGCCGGGGATCTCCGCGTGGATCTCGACACGCGCGAGGTGACCCGGGACGACCAGCTCGTGGAGCTCACGCCCACGGAGTTCGACCTCTTGGTGTGCTTGGTGGAGGCCGGGGGCAAGGTGCTCAGCCGCGGGGAGATCCTCACGCGTGTGTGGGGCCCGGGGCATCACGGTACACTGCGCACCATCGACAACTTCGTCCTGCAGCTGCGCAACAAGCTGGAGAAGGACCCGAGCGAGCCCAACCATCTGCTCACGGTGCGCGGGGTGGGCTACCGGTTTCAGGCTTGA
- a CDS encoding two-component sensor histidine kinase: MASRDLAALGYRRIVILLVALVVVPTFLLIAVGAIMLFLGEVQVNLLMGILVVALSGAAATGVVLVWVFVRREANLSRLQSDFVSKVSHELRTPLTSIRLFTETLALRRGDVAAEDKCIEGLGRESMRLQELIDRLLDWGRMESGRREFVLERVDATEIVREAMNAFAPVGERRKTATVVELPEEPVFIEADRPAMVDAVFNLLTNAQKYGGDPPKIRITLEARGREARISVADNGPGIPASEHKQIFQKFYRVDDRLSRDREGSGLGLAIVKHVTKAHRGRVELDSAPGEGSTFTLVVPYKESDVRA; encoded by the coding sequence ATGGCCTCGCGAGATCTCGCTGCGCTGGGCTACCGCCGCATCGTCATCTTGCTCGTGGCACTGGTGGTGGTGCCCACCTTCCTACTGATCGCCGTCGGCGCGATCATGCTGTTCTTGGGGGAGGTTCAGGTCAATCTGCTGATGGGCATCCTGGTGGTGGCCCTGAGCGGTGCTGCGGCCACGGGCGTGGTCCTCGTCTGGGTCTTCGTCCGGCGCGAAGCGAACCTCTCCCGGCTGCAGAGCGACTTCGTATCCAAGGTGTCACACGAGCTCCGGACCCCGCTCACCTCCATTCGCCTGTTCACCGAGACGCTCGCGCTTCGCCGCGGCGATGTCGCGGCCGAGGACAAGTGCATCGAGGGCCTCGGTCGGGAGAGCATGCGGCTTCAGGAGCTGATCGATCGGCTCTTGGATTGGGGTCGCATGGAGAGCGGCCGCCGCGAGTTCGTCCTGGAACGCGTGGACGCGACGGAGATCGTTCGGGAAGCGATGAACGCCTTCGCCCCGGTGGGGGAGCGACGCAAGACTGCGACCGTCGTCGAGCTCCCGGAGGAGCCGGTGTTCATCGAGGCGGACCGGCCCGCGATGGTCGACGCCGTGTTCAACTTGCTGACCAACGCCCAGAAGTACGGAGGGGATCCGCCGAAGATCCGCATCACGTTGGAGGCGCGCGGACGAGAGGCTCGCATCTCCGTCGCGGACAACGGTCCCGGCATTCCGGCTTCCGAGCACAAACAGATCTTCCAGAAATTCTATCGCGTGGACGATCGCCTGTCGCGGGACCGGGAAGGGTCCGGGCTGGGCTTGGCCATCGTCAAGCATGTCACCAAGGCGCACCGCGGCCGCGTGGAGCTGGACAGCGCCCCGGGAGAAGGCAGTACCTTTACGCTGGTGGTGCCGTACAAGGAGTCGGATGTCCGGGCCTAG